One window from the genome of Nicotiana tomentosiformis chromosome 5, ASM39032v3, whole genome shotgun sequence encodes:
- the LOC104113935 gene encoding ubiquitin carboxyl-terminal hydrolase 2, giving the protein MGKKAKKKARSGIKENRNPLASANPIDQRGSQNIDTPDVAVVVNDRNVCPHVEKVIDVEKVSAKLESSEPVRCEECREGVADRRASKTKGKHGKTKGGEQRSKAIWVCIVCGHFSCGGAGFPTTPQSHAVRHARQYHHPLAVQFENPQLRWCFPCNTLIHAKKVENDSEQKDVFQDIVKMIKKRPLERPTIDVEAVWFGSGSITTGIKSEASASLDADGKSGYIVRGLVNLGNTCFFNSIMQNLLAMNRLQDYFLKFDGFAGPITAALKKLFSETSNEGALKKTVNPKAFFGSICAKAPQFRGYQQQDSHELLRCLLDRLCTEELTARKQIKSSQDGGKSLSACPTFVDNIFGGRLSSTVSCLECGHTSVVHEPFLDLSLPVPTKKPPAKGAKSVFRAKKSKPPMRSVEVRPKVSRDAAPLNAQSAQGDEEKSVSQGMAVPSADVLQDSIDARVMAENMGLTSQNLCSSPKSDNAQNCEGMCRQLASVDNFTWLDYLDQDTLPNGDDTLSRVDRMLTDQVSETENSVQPVDALQNNLHTDTEMKLTCIDSACSPNDLMCLNDQGQSKSPDCDIASEFSKKLLVKESGTIDAINVEHSSAFCSQICSMDSNLGTDSYTKLSEDETPLRLQDSEVLLLPYKEVTSTAGDMLKGGCEVSSAAAVCEPDSLDFNGFGDLFNEPDSDAQPSEQPLCSAAASQANGSGESDPEEVDNRDAPVSVESCLAYFTKPELLSKTEHAWKCENCTKVLKEKRMRFKNKLAKPRSHNMMNGHEDQNPNGASSSGEIFDDRLLSQKGTSPRVEQDSASWLSENGTQENQGEANSQMNSDFKSNDVQLLEAPLISANSESEESETEATDVKCVKVERDATKRILIDKVPPILTIHLKRFSQDARGRLSKLSGHVNFRDTIDLKPYIKTRCLQKEIYKYRLIGVVEHSGTMRGGHYVAYVRGAPKITGKDKNTAEDFVWYYASDAYVREVSLEEVLGCEAYILFYEQT; this is encoded by the exons ATGGGGAAAAAGGCTAAGAAAAAAGCGAGAAGTGGTATCAAGGAGAATCGGAATCCCTTAGCATCAGCAAATCCTATTGATCAAAGGGGCAGTCAGAATATTGATACTCCTGATGTTGCAGTTGTTGTAAACGATAGAAATGTATGTCCACATGTCGAGAAGGTTATTGATGTGGAGAAAGTCTCCGCTAAACTTGAGTCTTCGGAACCTGTTCGGTGTGAGGAGTGCAGGGAAGGAGTAGCTGATAGACGAGCTAGTAAGACGAAAGGCAAACATGGAAAAACAAAGGGAGGTGAGCAAAGGTCTAAAGCCATTTGGGTCTGTATAGTATGCGGCCATTTCTCGTGTGGAGGTGCTGGGTTCCCTACTACACCTCAGAGCCATGCAGTTCGGCATGCAAGACAGTACCATCACCCTCTTGCTGTACAGTTTGAAAATCCTCAACTGCGCTGGTGTTTTCCGTGTAATACACTGATTCATGCTAAGAAAGTAGAGAATGACAGTGAACAGAAAGATGTATTTCAGGACATTGTCAAGATGATTAAAAAGCGGCCGTTAGAAAGGCCGACTATTGATGTGGAGGCTGTTTGGTTTGGGAGTGGGAGTATCACTACCGGGATCAAATCAGAAGCTTCTGCTTCACTTGATGCTGATGGAAAAAGTGGTTATATAGTTAGGGGACTGGTTAATTTAGGGAACACATGTTTTTTCAATTCAATAATGCAGAACCTACTGGCAATGAATAGACTACAGGATTACTTCCTTAAGTTTGATGGATTTGCTGGTCCTATTACTGCTGCTCTGAAGAAGCTCTTTTCTGAGACAAGCAATGAAGGTGCCTTGAAAAAAACTGTAAATCCAAAAGCTTTCTTTGGTTCAATCTGTGCAAAGGCTCCACAATTTCGAGGATACCAACAGCAGGACAGTCACGAATTGCTTCGTTGTTTACTTGATCGTCTGTGTACTGAGGAATTGACCGCCAGAAAACAAATCAAATCTTCTCAGGATGGTGGCAAATCCCTAAGTGCATGTCCAACTTTTGTTGATAACATCTTTGGTGGTCGACTCTCAAGCACCGTTAGTTGTCTGGAGTGTGGGCACACGTCAGTAGTGCATGAACCATTCTTGGATCTCTCATTGCCCGTTCCAACTAAAAAACCTCCAGCTAAAGGAGCTAAATCAGTATTCCGTGCCAAAAAATCAAAACCTCCTATGAGAAGTGTAGAAGTTCGCCCTAAAGTTAGCAGAGATGCAGCTCCTCTTAATGCTCAAAGTGCCCAAGGAGATGAGGAGAAATCTGTCTCTCAAGGAATGGCAGTTCCTTCTGCTGATGTATTGCAAGATTCCATTGATGCTCGTGTTATGGCTGAAAATATGGGATTAACTTCACAGAACTTATGTTCCTCTCCTAAGTCTGATAATGCACAAAATTGCGAGGGCATGTGTAGGCAGTTGGCTTCAGTGGACAATTTCACATGGTTGGATTATCTTGATCAGGATACACTGCCAAATGGTGATGACACGCTTTCACGAGTTGATCGCATGCTGACTGATCAGGTTTCTGAAACTGAAAATTCTGTTCAACCTGTTGACGCTTTGCAGAATAATCTGCATACTGATACAGAGATGAAGTTGACATGTATAGACAGCGCTTGTTCTCCTAATGATTTAATGTGCTTGAATGATCAAGGACAATCCAAATCACCAGACTGCGATATAGCTTCTGAATTCAGTAAAAAGTTACTGGTTAAAGAATCTGGAACGATAGATGCTATAAATGTTGAGCATAGCTCAGCATTCTGCAGCCAGATTTGCTCTATGGATTCAAATCTTGGAACAGATTCATATACGAAGCTGTCGGAAGATGAAACCCCTCTACGGTTGCAAGATTCCGAGGTTCTGTTACTTCCTTACAAAGAAGTAACCTCAACTGCTGGTGACATGTTAAAAGGAGGTTGCGAGGTATCCTCAGCTGCTGCTGTTTGTGAACCGGATTCATTGGACTTCAATGGTTTTGGAGACTTATTTAATGAACCTGATTCTGACGCACAACCTTCTGAACAGCCTTTGTGTAGTGCTGCTGCTTCTCAGGCCAATGGTAGCGGCGAGTCTGATCCGGAAGAGGTTGATAATAGAGATGCTCCAGTGTCAGTGGAGAGTTGTTTGGCTTATTTTACAAAGCCCGAGCTTCTTTCCAAAACTGAACATGCTTGGAAATGTGAAAATTGCACAAAAGTTCTGAAAGAAAAGAGGATGAGATTTAAGAATAAATTGGCGAAGCCTAGATCGCATAATATGATGAATGGACACGAGGACCAAAATCCAAATGGTGCATCTTCTTCAGGAGAAATTTTTGACGACAGGTTGTTGTCCCAAAAGGGAACCAGTCCTCGAGTTGAGCAAGATTCAGCCTCTTGGCTATCAGAAAACGGCACACAGGAAAATCAGGGTGAAGCTAATAGTCAAATGAATAGTGACTTTAAGAGCAATGACGTTCAACTGCTGGAAGCTCCATTGATTTCTGCTAATTCTGAATCTGAAGAAAGTGAGACTGAGGCGACAGATGTTAAATGTGTTAAAGTTGAGAGAGATGCAACGAAAAGGATCCTAATTGATAAGGTCCCTCCTATTTTGACAATTCACCTGAAGAGGTTCAGTCAAGATGCTCGAGGGCGCCTAAGTAAGCTGAGTGGCCATGTAAATTTTAGGGATACCATTGATCTCAAACCATATATTAAAACCAG GTGCCTGCAGAAGGAGATATACAAATACCGCCTTATTGGTGTAGTCGAACACTCAGGGACGATGAGGGGAGGTCATTATGTTGCTTATGTTAGAGGAGCTCCTAAGATCACTGGGAAAGACAAGAACACCGCGGAAGATTTTGTATGGTATTATGCAAGCGATGCTTATGTTCGCGAGGTCTCTTTGGAAGAAGTTCTTGGCTGTGAGGCATACATTTTATTCTACGAACAaacttga
- the LOC104113945 gene encoding xyloglucan endotransglucosylase/hydrolase protein 2-like, whose amino-acid sequence MDFLLLSVLLVLSRVFEGQALPFDKNYRISWGDKNVKPFRNGEEIQLSLNNFSGSGIQSKLSYGSGSFKMKIKLPSKDSAGVVTSFYLISHRSQHDELDFEFLGNREGKPYTLQTNVFANGIGDREQRIQLWFDPTANFHEYSILWNSHQIVFFVDEVPIRVYKNKSHRGVGYPTQPMQSEATIWNGETWATENGSAKINWSNSPFTAQFQGFTIEGCPFSNYSLNCNSTKFWWNSKQLWKLTSGQEKSYKDIRRKYMTYNYCKDTNRFQTLPPECTK is encoded by the exons ATGGATTTCCTTCTACTAAGTGTTCTTTTGGTATTAAGTAGAGTTTTTGAAGGTCAAGCTTTACCATTTGATAAAAATTACAGGATTTCTTGGGGGGACAAAAATGTGAAGCCCTTTAGAAATGGAGAAGAAATTCAGCTATCCCTTAATAATTTTTCTG GATCTGGAATTCAGTCCAAACTAAGTTATGGCTCGGGATCCttcaaaatgaaaataaagctACCCAGCAAAGACTCAGCTGGAGTAGTGACGTCCTTCTAT CTGATTTCACATAGAAGCCAACATGATGAATTAGATTTCGAGTTTTTAGGTAATAGAGAAGGAAAACCATACACATTGCAAACAAACGTATTTGCAAATGGTATTGGTGACAGAGAGCAAAGGATTCAGCTTTGGTTCGATCCAACCGCCAACTTTCATGAGTACTCAATCCTATGGAACTCACATCAAATTGT ATTTTTCGTAGACGAAGTACCCATTAGGGTTTACAAGAACAAATCCCATAGAGGAGTTGGATACCCTACACAACCAATGCAATCAGAGGCTACAATATGGAATGGAGAAACTTGGGCAACTGAAAATGGAAGTGCCAAAATCAATTGGTCTAATTCTCCATTCACAGCTCAATTCCAAGGCTTTACTATTGAAGGTTGCCCATTTTCTAATTATAGTTTGAACTGTAATTCTACCAAGTTCTGGTGGAATTCTAAGCAACTTTGGAAACTAACTTCTGGTCAAGAAAAATCATATAAAGACATTAGACGCAAATATATGACTTATAATTACTGCAAAGACACCAATAGATTTCAAACCCTTCCCCCAGAATGTACGAAGTGA
- the LOC104113934 gene encoding O-fucosyltransferase 1 encodes MRRPGHRQPLKQQLGGVKAMFARLSIAVIVLVICMLMLITTMSSSNSNGPSAEIDAETLWGTADSKGWRPSSAPRSDWPPPPSESNGYLRVRCNGGLNQQRSAICNAVLAARIMNATLVLPELDANSFWHDDSGFQGIYDVEHFIKTLKYDVRIVESIPEIRKNGKVKKIKAKQIRPPRDAPISWYTTEALKTMKEHGAIYLTPFSHRLAEEIDNPEYQRLRCRVNYHALQFKPHIMELSNSIVNKLRTQGHFMTIHLRFEMDMLAFAGCFDIFFPEEQKILKKYRQENFAEKRLVYDERRAIGKCPLTPEEVGLILRAMGFDNSTRIYLAAGELFGGERFMKPFRSMFPRLENHSTVDTTGELGKNTRGLLGSAVDYMVCLLSDIFMPTYDGPSNFANNLLGHRLYYGFRTTIRPDRKALAPIFIGREKGHTAGFEEAVRRAMLKTNFGGPHKRISPESFYTNSWPECFCQKSAVNPADKCPPDDIQDILESQLENEGISDFDASRSNLTSAVDK; translated from the exons ATGCGGAG GCCAGGGCATCGGCAACCGCTGAAGCAACAATTAGGAGGCGTTAAGGCTATGTTCGCGAGGCTTTCGATTGCTGTAATCGTACTCGTGATCTGTATGCTCATGCTTATAACGACGATGTCGAGTAGTAACAGTAACGGTCCTTCAGCTGAG ATCGATGCGGAGACACTCTGGGGAACTGCAGATTCTAAGGGTTGGAGGCCGTCATCTGCTCCTCGATCAGATTGGCCTC CTCCTCCAAGTGAAAGCAATGGCTATTTACGGGTTCGATGTAATGGTGGTCTGAACCAACAACGTAGTGCG ATCTGTAATGCAGTTCTTGCTGCAAGAATTATGAATGCTACACTGGTGCTACCTGAGTTGGATGCAAATTCCTTCTGGCACGATGATAG TGGATTTCAAGGTATCTATGATGTTGAACATTTTATCAAGACATTGAAGTATGATGTAAGAATAGTGGAAAGCATTCCAGAAATTCGGAAAAATGGGAAGGTCAAGAAGATAAAAGCAAAACAG ATTCGACCACCTAGAGATGCTCCTATCAGTTGGTATACAACAGAGGCTCTAAAGACGATGAAGGAACATGGTGCCATTTATCTTACTCCTTTTTCACATCGACTGGCAGAAGAGATTGATAATCCTGAGTACCAGCGGTTGAGATGTCGAGTTAATTATCATGCTCTTCAATTTAAGCCTCATATTATGGAGTTAAGCAACTCAATAGTCAATAAACTTCGTACGCAAGGCCACTTTATGACGATACACCTTCGTTTTGAGATGGATATGCTAGCATTTGCTGG GTGCTTTGACATATTTTTTCCTGAAGAGCAAAAGATTTTGAAGAAGTATAGGCAGGAAAATTTTGCAGAAAAAAGACTTGTTTACGATGAAAGAAGGGCGATTGGGAAATGTCCACTAACTCCAGAAGAG GTGGGTCTTATTTTACGTGCAATGGGTTTTGACAACTCTACCAGGATATACCTTGCTGCAGGCGAGCTTTTTGGTGGTGAACGATTCATGAAACCTTTCCGGTCCATGTTCCCACGCTTGGAGAACCATAGTACAGTGGACACCACGGGTGAGCTAGGTAAGAACACAAGGGGCTTGTTAGGCTCAGCTGTGGATTATATGGTCTGTCTTCTCTCTGATATTTTCATGCCAACTTATGACGGTCCAAGCAATTTTGCGAACAATCTCCTTGGTCACCGGCTATACTATGGTTTTCGCACAACAATCCGACCTGATAGGAAAGCGCTGGCCCCTATCTTTATCGGTCGTGAAAAGGGTCATACAGCAGGTTTTGAGGAAGCAGTTAGGCGTGCCATGTTAAAGACAAACTTTGGTGGACCTCATAAGCGGATCTCACCTGAATCATTTTATACTAATTCTTGGCCTGAGTGCTTTTGTCAAAAATCAGCTGTAAATCCTGCTGATAAATGTCCACCAGATGATATTCAAGATATCTTAGAAAGTCAACTGGAGAATGAAGGAATCAGTGACTTCGACGCAAGCAGATCAAATTTAACGTCAGCTGTGGATAAATAG
- the LOC104113933 gene encoding protein PXR1: protein MSLSRHFLRKIPSQTLKPYLRSISTAAADSSTTAPSHHNHHQRNHEFLPPSNYLNSWTACKDPKEAEAKLALLRREYAKKVKEVRKEYIQEMELQRIEKMRKAEAKKEAQRIANEERKAAKAAEKKAKAMEREAAEEEFRKTLLKERQEKLEYWRMREMKFSEKKKDKRDLVRRQSSIWIDEKELEKKTLEVICDAIQL, encoded by the exons ATGTCGCTTTCCCGGCACTTCCTCCGTAAAATCCCATcccaaaccctaaaaccctaTCTCCGATCCATTTCCACCGCCGCCGCCGATTCCTCCACCACCGCACCGTCGCACCACAACCACCACCAGCGCAACCACGAGTTCCTTCCGCCGAGCAACTATCTGAATTCATGGACAGCTTGTAAGGATCCTAAGGAGGCGGAGGCTAAACTCGCCCTTTTACGCCGCGAATATGCGAAAAAGGTGAAGGAGGTACGGAAAGAGTATATACAAGAAATGGAACTTCAGAGGATTGAGAAGATGAGAAAAGCTGAAGCTAAAAAGGAGGCTCAGAGGATTGCTAATGAGGAGCGTAAAGCTGCTAAGGCCGCTGAGAAAAAAGCGAAGGCGATGGAAAGAGAGGCTGCTGAAGAGGAGTTCCGCAAAACCCTG CTTAAAGAAAGACAGGAAAAGCTTGAATATTGGAGGATGAGGGAAATGAAGTTCTCAGAGAAGAAGAAAGATAAACGCGACCTTGTACGACGGCAAAGTTCTATATGGATTGATGAAAAAGAGTTGGAGAAAAAGACACTTGAGGTTATTTGTGATGCTATTcaactttga
- the LOC104113932 gene encoding alkaline ceramidase-like isoform X1, whose translation MADDISSFWGPVTSTKEWCEPNYVLSSYIAEFFNTISNVPCIILALIGLVNALRQRFEKRFSVLHMSNIILAIGSMIYHATLRQMKKVIHIIDMITYKMKMQQQGDETPMVWEMLLYFYILYSPDWHYKSTMPTFLFLYGALFAIAHSQIRFDIGFMLHYALLCLLCIPRTYKYYIHTEDKSAKQIAKLYVATLLLGAVCWLCDRLFCKDIARWYFNPQGHALWHGLMGFNAYFANTFLMYCRAQQREWNPKIKHFLGFFPYVKIQKPKAQ comes from the exons ATGGCAGATGACATTTCAAGCTTTTGGGGTCCTGTAACATCTACTAAAGAGTGGTGTGAGCCAAATTATGTCCTCTCCTCCTATATTGCAGAGTTCTTTAATACCATCTCAAATGTCCCATGCATTATTCTGGCTTTGATTGGTCTTGTGAATGCCCTCAGACAGCGGTTTGAGAAAAGGTTCAGTGTCCTCCATATGTCAAATATAATACTTGCCATAGGGAGCATGATTTACCATGCCACGTTGCGGCAGAT GAAGAAGGTAATCCATATTATTGACATGATTACCTATAAAATGAAAAT GCAACAGCAAGGTGATGAGACACCCATGGTCTGGGAAATGCTTCTCTATTTTTACATCCTTTATTCACCAGATTGGCATTACAAGAGTACAATGCCCACGTTTTTATTCCTTTACGGTGCACTATTTGCCATTGCGCATTCACAGATTCGCTTTGATATTGGTTTCATGCTACATTATGCACTATTGTGCCTTCTTTGCATTCCTCGCACATATAAGTATTACATTCATACAGAAGACAAATCTGCAAAGCAGATTGCAAAGTTATATGTGGCCACTTTATTACTCGGAGCTGTTTGCTGGCTGTGTGATCGTCTATTCTGCAAGGACATTGCCCGCTGGTACTTTAATCCACAGGGTCACGCACTATGGCATGGCCTTATGGGTTTTAACGCGTACTTTGCTAATACTTTCTTGATGTATTGTCGCGCTCAGCAAAGAGAATGGAATCCAAAAATCAAGCACTTCCTCGGATTTTTTCCATACGTAAAAATCCAGAAACCAAAAGCTCAGTAG
- the LOC104113932 gene encoding alkaline ceramidase-like isoform X2, which produces MADDISSFWGPVTSTKEWCEPNYVLSSYIAEFFNTISNVPCIILALIGLVNALRQRFEKRFSVLHMSNIILAIGSMIYHATLRQMQQQGDETPMVWEMLLYFYILYSPDWHYKSTMPTFLFLYGALFAIAHSQIRFDIGFMLHYALLCLLCIPRTYKYYIHTEDKSAKQIAKLYVATLLLGAVCWLCDRLFCKDIARWYFNPQGHALWHGLMGFNAYFANTFLMYCRAQQREWNPKIKHFLGFFPYVKIQKPKAQ; this is translated from the exons ATGGCAGATGACATTTCAAGCTTTTGGGGTCCTGTAACATCTACTAAAGAGTGGTGTGAGCCAAATTATGTCCTCTCCTCCTATATTGCAGAGTTCTTTAATACCATCTCAAATGTCCCATGCATTATTCTGGCTTTGATTGGTCTTGTGAATGCCCTCAGACAGCGGTTTGAGAAAAGGTTCAGTGTCCTCCATATGTCAAATATAATACTTGCCATAGGGAGCATGATTTACCATGCCACGTTGCGGCAGAT GCAACAGCAAGGTGATGAGACACCCATGGTCTGGGAAATGCTTCTCTATTTTTACATCCTTTATTCACCAGATTGGCATTACAAGAGTACAATGCCCACGTTTTTATTCCTTTACGGTGCACTATTTGCCATTGCGCATTCACAGATTCGCTTTGATATTGGTTTCATGCTACATTATGCACTATTGTGCCTTCTTTGCATTCCTCGCACATATAAGTATTACATTCATACAGAAGACAAATCTGCAAAGCAGATTGCAAAGTTATATGTGGCCACTTTATTACTCGGAGCTGTTTGCTGGCTGTGTGATCGTCTATTCTGCAAGGACATTGCCCGCTGGTACTTTAATCCACAGGGTCACGCACTATGGCATGGCCTTATGGGTTTTAACGCGTACTTTGCTAATACTTTCTTGATGTATTGTCGCGCTCAGCAAAGAGAATGGAATCCAAAAATCAAGCACTTCCTCGGATTTTTTCCATACGTAAAAATCCAGAAACCAAAAGCTCAGTAG